One genomic segment of Methylocystis hirsuta includes these proteins:
- a CDS encoding TrbC/VirB2 family protein: MNFWSRRDCLLPSLIICILIFAASDPALASSATFQPLNTALSSVLDFMTGTFATTAATVAVAAVGYLALTSRIPWGWAFSVVIGVALIFGAAQVVTSLTGGMGGR, from the coding sequence ATGAACTTTTGGAGTAGGCGCGATTGTCTGTTGCCGAGTTTGATTATCTGCATTTTGATTTTTGCGGCAAGCGACCCGGCGCTAGCCTCCTCCGCAACCTTTCAGCCGCTCAACACCGCGCTGTCGAGCGTTCTCGATTTTATGACGGGGACCTTCGCTACCACAGCCGCAACGGTCGCCGTCGCGGCGGTCGGGTATCTCGCGCTCACATCGCGCATTCCGTGGGGATGGGCGTTCTCCGTCGTCATCGGCGTCGCGCTGATCTTCGGGGCAGCGCAGGTCGTCACGTCACTCACCGGCGGGATGGGGGGACGCTGA
- a CDS encoding type IV secretion system protein VirB3, producing MTFRRPKLDPLVGGLTRPPMMLGVPYVLFVLECCVVVLIFINTKNLLMFLLFPPIHAVAYVLTVRDNRFVDVILTRFGKCPITRNHRFWGGDSYQP from the coding sequence ATGACTTTTAGAAGGCCCAAACTAGACCCTCTCGTTGGCGGCCTGACGCGGCCGCCTATGATGCTCGGCGTTCCCTATGTGCTGTTTGTTCTTGAATGCTGCGTTGTCGTGCTGATCTTCATCAACACGAAGAATCTGCTGATGTTCCTGCTGTTTCCGCCGATCCATGCCGTCGCCTATGTGCTCACGGTTCGGGACAATCGCTTTGTCGATGTGATCCTGACGCGCTTCGGAAAGTGCCCGATTACCCGCAATCACCGATTTTGGGGCGGCGACTCCTATCAGCCATAA
- a CDS encoding VirB4 family type IV secretion system protein gives MAKLAKHILRSLTFGAIEAKEAAIAKHIPYLRHIEEQIVKTKDGHFLMVVKIGGFCFQTADQADIDMRLSARNTLLRAMNDSRFAVYCHTIRREVVPEIGRAFDNWFCRELDRRYMAGQAKKRMFVNDLYVTIIRRGFVGKVGMAERAATLFRKGFGVDTKEIERETIRELKDTTANYCREMASYAPRALGCVMRDGLVCSEIAEFLAMLINGGAPLSLALPRMPLDAYLPTKRVTFGKKALELRGASSTDTRFGAMLSVREYPAYTGAGMLDGLLRIPHELIVSQSFALEDRAPVMTHISKVERQIKASDEAGTEVEAAITIARNELVTGGTVLGYHHLTVCALGRTIREMESCVQAATQELQNFGTIIIREDMNAEPCFWAQLPGNFGYIARRSLISSRNFVGFASLHNFAVGQKDKNRWGPAISVLETTSQTPYWFNFHRRQVGNFTVVGPTGSGKTVGLGFLLAQAMRISPRPRVAFFDKDRGADPLIRAMGGSYEVLAPGVSTGFNPLQLPGSADDRAFLHDLLRFMVRPRDGSDLSALQIKIIERAVDQIFSIPARERRFSDVAQLLRGAERMGQDDLASRFDVWTKARGWLFNNDVDRWSATNGVFGFDMTKVLEDDDIRTAALGYIFHRIEAMMDGAPMMLFIDEGWKILTDDKFASFLNDKLKTIRKLNGIVGFGTQSAKDIIQSPMGHTLLEQTPTNIFFPNAKADRRSYVEGFKLSEREFEWVLNTHPDSRQFLIKHDQDSVIARLDLSDMPDFVKVLSGNVETVAECEELRARVGDDPRIWVPIFCNWTEARKEVADAA, from the coding sequence GTGGCGAAACTCGCAAAGCACATTCTGCGGTCTCTAACGTTCGGCGCGATCGAGGCGAAAGAGGCCGCGATTGCGAAGCATATTCCCTATCTGCGCCACATAGAGGAACAGATCGTCAAAACGAAAGACGGTCATTTCCTCATGGTCGTGAAAATCGGCGGCTTTTGCTTCCAGACGGCCGATCAAGCCGACATCGACATGCGGCTCTCTGCGCGCAACACACTCCTGCGCGCGATGAACGATAGCCGCTTCGCCGTCTATTGCCACACGATACGCCGGGAGGTCGTCCCCGAAATCGGCCGCGCTTTCGACAACTGGTTCTGCCGGGAGCTGGATCGCCGCTACATGGCGGGACAAGCGAAAAAACGTATGTTTGTCAATGATCTCTATGTGACGATCATCCGGCGCGGCTTCGTCGGCAAGGTCGGTATGGCGGAGAGGGCCGCGACTCTCTTCCGCAAGGGCTTCGGCGTCGACACAAAGGAAATCGAGCGCGAGACGATCCGCGAGCTGAAGGACACGACGGCGAACTATTGCCGGGAGATGGCGAGCTATGCGCCGCGCGCCCTCGGCTGCGTCATGCGCGACGGCCTCGTCTGTTCGGAAATCGCCGAGTTTCTGGCGATGCTCATCAATGGCGGAGCGCCGCTGAGCCTTGCGCTGCCGCGCATGCCGCTCGACGCCTATCTCCCGACAAAGCGCGTTACCTTCGGTAAAAAGGCGTTGGAGCTGCGCGGCGCCTCGTCGACAGATACGCGGTTCGGGGCAATGCTCTCGGTTCGCGAATATCCCGCATATACAGGGGCGGGGATGCTCGACGGACTGCTCCGCATTCCCCATGAGCTGATCGTGTCGCAGTCCTTCGCGCTCGAAGATCGCGCTCCGGTCATGACGCATATTTCGAAGGTCGAGCGCCAGATCAAAGCCTCCGACGAGGCCGGAACGGAAGTCGAGGCGGCGATCACCATCGCCCGCAATGAACTGGTCACCGGCGGGACGGTGCTTGGCTACCATCATCTGACGGTCTGCGCGCTCGGCCGCACGATCCGCGAGATGGAATCCTGCGTGCAGGCCGCGACGCAGGAGCTGCAGAATTTCGGGACGATCATCATTCGCGAAGACATGAACGCTGAGCCTTGCTTCTGGGCGCAGTTACCGGGCAATTTCGGTTATATCGCGCGCCGCTCGCTGATTTCGTCGCGCAATTTTGTCGGCTTTGCGTCGCTACACAATTTTGCAGTCGGTCAGAAGGACAAGAACCGTTGGGGCCCGGCGATCTCCGTCCTGGAGACCACGAGCCAGACCCCCTATTGGTTCAACTTCCATCGGCGGCAGGTTGGCAATTTTACCGTCGTCGGCCCGACCGGCTCGGGCAAGACCGTCGGGCTCGGCTTTCTGCTCGCGCAAGCGATGCGCATCTCGCCGCGCCCCCGCGTCGCCTTCTTCGATAAGGATCGCGGCGCCGATCCGCTGATCCGGGCGATGGGCGGCTCCTATGAAGTGCTGGCGCCGGGCGTCTCGACGGGCTTTAACCCGCTGCAACTGCCGGGTTCTGCCGATGACCGCGCCTTTCTCCACGACTTGCTGCGCTTCATGGTCCGGCCACGCGATGGCTCGGACCTGTCAGCGCTGCAAATCAAAATCATCGAACGCGCGGTCGACCAGATTTTCTCGATTCCCGCGCGCGAGCGCCGGTTTTCCGACGTTGCGCAATTGCTGCGCGGCGCCGAACGAATGGGGCAGGACGATCTCGCGTCGCGCTTCGACGTCTGGACCAAGGCGCGCGGCTGGCTGTTCAATAATGACGTCGATCGCTGGTCGGCCACAAACGGCGTCTTCGGTTTCGACATGACGAAAGTGCTCGAAGACGACGATATTCGCACCGCAGCGCTCGGCTACATTTTCCACCGCATCGAAGCGATGATGGATGGCGCACCCATGATGCTGTTCATCGATGAGGGATGGAAAATCCTGACCGACGACAAGTTTGCGTCCTTTCTCAACGACAAGCTGAAAACCATCCGTAAGCTCAACGGCATTGTCGGATTCGGAACGCAGTCGGCGAAAGACATTATCCAGTCGCCCATGGGGCATACGCTGCTCGAACAAACGCCGACGAATATCTTCTTCCCGAACGCGAAGGCGGATCGCAGGAGCTATGTCGAAGGCTTCAAGCTGTCGGAGCGCGAATTCGAATGGGTTCTCAACACCCATCCCGACTCGCGGCAGTTTCTGATCAAGCATGACCAGGACTCGGTCATTGCGCGTCTCGATCTATCGGACATGCCGGACTTTGTGAAAGTGCTCTCGGGCAATGTCGAGACCGTCGCCGAATGCGAGGAATTGCGCGCGCGGGTCGGCGATGATCCGCGCATCTGGGTCCCAATCTTCTGCAATTGGACCGAAGCCCGAAAGGAGGTCGCCGATGCGGCTTAG